In the genome of Oscarella lobularis chromosome 1, ooOscLobu1.1, whole genome shotgun sequence, one region contains:
- the LOC136199888 gene encoding collagen alpha-1(VI) chain-like has protein sequence MTSILTSGNSIRLQSPHVYKVSARFLCIKTYSSPSEEFTKEDQFSMKLSGFIAPFAVLSITNALSLQALCRTTFGRKRLGSQCNSYWPRCQVSAWSQWAQSPTKLEIDTSCQPSRSRGIQERKRTVTVFGLNCSSLIETRKANCLNSTTASAVNALRLYVALASIFNPETSAAPVFTSFRPGLFVTSLRNQRVFSLPGLFGTRGTGSLIIHGLLRRPAVHTLPQFGPRGPGTPGRPGTPGKPGSSGTLGASGTPGSSGTLVSFGTPGSSGTPGPSGTPGPSGTPGPSGTPGPSGTPGPSGTPGPSGTPGPSGTPGPSGTPGPSGTPGPSGTPGPSGTPGPSGTPGPSGTPGPSGTPGPSGTPGPSGTPGPSGTPGPSGTPGSTKSRKPTSTSSVQEIAKEAEKLLSPSRGGVVKRRSCSCPCASGRPQLQRDLVVVVDSSGSISSTDFNKAKDALDKLLTNQCHFSSSCIGRDITRLALVAYSSHVHVVTNFKTFANEHSTPSKLKTLIQSIPHFRSGTRTGLALEKVKNEIFSVSAGMRLNSKKTVLVLTDGKSNGSPTPCPVAKQIVDHFPGTNIIGLGIGQNVNVAELKCITEHGNKDQNILLAGFENFVEIVEVIIALSGDCKLQPVDIFDKR, from the exons ATGACGTCGATCCTAACTTCCGGTAATTCAATTAGACTCCAATCGCCGCACGTATATAAAGTGAGCGCTCGTTTCCTTTGCATCAAAACATACAGCAGCCCTTCCGAAGAATTCACCAAAGAAGATCAATTCAGTATGAAGTTGAGCGGTTTCATTGCTCCCTTTGCTGTTCTCAGCATCACCAACGCTCTCAGCTTACAAGCGCTGTGCCGGACAACGTTCGGACGAAAGCGTTTAGGCAGTCAATGCAATTCATATTGGCCTCGCTGTCAAGTGTCCGCCTGGTCTCAGTGGGCCCAATCGCCAACCAAGCTTGAGATAGACACCTCCTGCCAGCCGAGCCGATCGCGAGGAATCCAAGAGCGCAAGAGAACTGTCACGGTCTTCGGCCTGAATTGTTCGAGTCTCATTGAAACCAGAAAAGCGAACT GCTTGAACAGCACTACTGCTAGCGCCGTCAATGCCTTACGCCTTTACGTCGCTTTGGCCTCCATTTTCAACCCAGAGACTTCTGCTGCACCTGTTTTCACTAGTTTCAGACCTGGTCTATTTGTCACCTCACTCAGAAACCAACGAGTCTTCTCACTACCTGGCCTATTCGGCACACGCGGAACCGGCTCACTCATCATACACGGCTTACTCAGAAGACCTGCTGTGCATACCCTCCCACAGTTCGGCCCGCGCGGACCCGGCACACCGGGCAGACCCGGCACACCGGGCAAACCCGGCTCGTCCGGCACACTCGGCGCGTCCGGCACACCCGGCTCGTCCGGCACACTCGTCTCGTTCGGCACACCTGGCTCGTCCGGCACACCCGGCCCGTCCGGCACACCCGGCCCGTCCGGCACACCCGGCCCGTCCGGCACACCCGGCCCGTCCGGCACACCCGGCCCGTCCGGCACACCCGGCCCGTCCGGCACACCCGGCCCGTCCGGCACACCCGGCCCGTCCGGCACACCCGGCCCGTCCGGCACACCCGGCCCGTCCGGCACACCCGGCCCGTCCGGCACACCCGGCCCGTCCGGCACACCCGGCCCGTCCGGCACACCCGGCCCGTCCGGCACACCCGGCCCGTCCGGCACACCCGGCCCGTCCGGCACACCCGGCCCGTCCGGCACACCCGGCCCGTCCGGCACACCCGGCAGTACTAAAAGCAGAAAGCCAACGTCTACAAGCAGCGTTCAAGAAATCGCGAAAGAAGCGGAGAAACTTTTGTCTCCGTCTAGGGGAGGCGTTGTCAAGCGTAGATCTTGTAGCTGTCCGTGCGCATCAGGACGACCGCAGCTGCAGCGCGActtggtcgtcgtcgttgactcGTCTGGAAGTATAAGTTCGACCGATTTCAACAAAGCTAAAGACGCGTTGGATAAACTTCTCACAAATCAGTGCCACTTCAGTAGCAGCTGCATTGGTAGAGACATCACGAGGTTGGCGTTGGTAGCTTATTCTTCTCACGTACATGTGGTAACGAATTTCAAAACATTTGCTAATGAACATTCGACGCCAAGCAAACTTAAAACTCTTATTCAAAGCATACCTCATTTTCGAAGTGGAACAAGAACTGGACTGGCTCTcgaaaaagtgaaaaacgaaattttttcgGTGTCTGCCGGAATGCGTCTGAATAGCAAGAAAACTGTTCTTGTCTTAACGGACGGCAAAAGCAACGGCTCACCTACTCCTTGCCCCGTGGCAAAGCAAATTGTAGATCATTTTCCTGGTACTAACATCATCGGACTTGGCATTGGGCAAAACGTCAACGTTGCGGAGCTGAAGTGTATAACCGAACACGGCAACAAAGACCAGAATATTCTTTTAGCAGGCTTTGAAAATTTTGTTGAAATTGTGGAAGTCATCATTGCGCTGTCGGGTGACTGCAAATTACAGCCTGTTGATATTTTTGATAAGCGCTAG
- the LOC136199806 gene encoding ubiquitin carboxyl-terminal hydrolase 2-like isoform X3 yields MEKTAAVEGGNVGETESFPAGNFDSGRECGFSSLTRRKSRIETAVASNGLMGLGNLGNMGFMNSMLQCLSSTRLLADFFVSDEYETNLNRKSHMKGRLVRAFADLLKRMRNKKESSPLLPTEVGGQIRGFLPGYSKQDAHEFLRFLLDGLHEDLRIDSPKSASNFATRFTSESDLASEKYRACENSKIADLFVGQLMSTLTFESCSHQSITYDTFWDLSLPIPRRKQSFFSSYDRLSTSVDSTLTDCFDFFTEPETMDGDNSPFCSKCNRKRRCTKRLTLSKLPPILVIHLKRFGVSTKISDVIKFPVERNVNLEPYLDSNSPSKGGQCLYKLYAVSNHMESTFSGHYTASCKHSVTDEWYLFDDSRLVDSSSVRGLQCYVLFYEKCKS; encoded by the exons ATGGAAAAGACTGCCGCAGTTGAAGGAGGAAACGTGGGAGAGACAGAATCATTCCCCGCTGG aaactttgattccggAAGAGAGTGCGGCTTTTCTTCGTTGACACGGCGTAAATCTAGAATTGAAACTGCAGTTGCGAGTAATGGTCTTATGGGACTTGGTAACTTGGGAAACATG GGCTTTATGAATTCCATGCTTCAGTGTTTGAGTAGCACGCGACTTCTTGCTGACTTCTTTGTCTCGGATGAGTACGAGACAAATCTAAATAGAAAGAGTCACATGAAAGGGCGGTTAGTGAGAG CCTTTGCTGATCTTTTGAAACGCATGCGGAATAAGAAAGAGAGCAGTCCCTTGTTACCAACAGAAGTCGGAGGTCAAATTCGAGGATTTTTACCCGGATATAG TAAACAAGATGCTCATGAGTTTCTGCGATTTTTACTTGATGGTCTCCATGAAGATTTGAGAATTGATTCTCCAAAATCAGCAAGCAATTTTGCTAC AAGATTTACGAGTGAGTCTGATTTGGCTTCAGAAAAATATCGTGCATGTGAAAATAGCAAAATAGCTg ATCTTTTTGTCGGTCAGTTGATGAGTACACTCACTTTTGAATCCTGTTCTCATCAGTCGATTACTTATGATACCTTTTGGGATTTGTCTCTTCCTATTCCACGTAGG AAGCaatctttcttctcttcgtatGATCGCTTGTCCACTTCAGTCGATTCTACCCTAACGGAttgttttgatttcttcaCGGAACCGGAAACAATGGACGGAGACAACAGTCCG TTTTGTAGTAAATGTAATAGGAAGCGTAGGTGTACAAAGCGTCTTACATTAAGCAAACTTCCTCCGATACTTGTTATAC ATCTAAAAAGATTTGGTGTGTCAACTAAAATATccgacgtcataaaatttcCCGTGGAACGTAATGTAAATTTGGAACCTTATCTTGATTCGAATTCACCCAGCAAAg GTGGTCAATGTCTCTACAAATTATATGCAGTTTCTAATCATATGGAAAGTACATTCAGTGGTCATTACACAGCCTCGTGCAAGCATAGCGTCACAGATGAATGGTATCTTTTTGATGACTCTAG GTTAGTGGACTCAAGTTCCGTAAGAGGATTGCAGTGCTATGTTCTTTTCTATGAGAAATGCAAGTCCTAA
- the LOC136199806 gene encoding ubiquitin carboxyl-terminal hydrolase 2-like isoform X2: MEKTAAVEGGNVGETESFPAGNFDSGRECGFSSLTRRKSRIETAVASNGLMGLGNLGNMGFMNSMLQCLSSTRLLADFFVSDEYETNLNRKSHMKGRLVRAFADLLKRMRNKKESSPLLPTEVGGQIRGFLPGYSKQDAHEFLRFLLDGLHEDLRIDSPKSASNFATFTSESDLASEKYRACENSKIADLFVGQLMSTLTFESCSHQSITYDTFWDLSLPIPRRKQSFFSSYDRLSTSVDSTLTDCFDFFTEPETMDGDNSPFCSKCNRKRRCTKRLTLSKLPPILVIHLKRFGVSTKISDVIKFPVERNVNLEPYLDSNSPSKGGQCLYKLYAVSNHMESTFSGHYTASCKHSVTDEWYLFDDSSVRLVDSSSVRGLQCYVLFYEKCKS; this comes from the exons ATGGAAAAGACTGCCGCAGTTGAAGGAGGAAACGTGGGAGAGACAGAATCATTCCCCGCTGG aaactttgattccggAAGAGAGTGCGGCTTTTCTTCGTTGACACGGCGTAAATCTAGAATTGAAACTGCAGTTGCGAGTAATGGTCTTATGGGACTTGGTAACTTGGGAAACATG GGCTTTATGAATTCCATGCTTCAGTGTTTGAGTAGCACGCGACTTCTTGCTGACTTCTTTGTCTCGGATGAGTACGAGACAAATCTAAATAGAAAGAGTCACATGAAAGGGCGGTTAGTGAGAG CCTTTGCTGATCTTTTGAAACGCATGCGGAATAAGAAAGAGAGCAGTCCCTTGTTACCAACAGAAGTCGGAGGTCAAATTCGAGGATTTTTACCCGGATATAG TAAACAAGATGCTCATGAGTTTCTGCGATTTTTACTTGATGGTCTCCATGAAGATTTGAGAATTGATTCTCCAAAATCAGCAAGCAATTTTGCTAC ATTTACGAGTGAGTCTGATTTGGCTTCAGAAAAATATCGTGCATGTGAAAATAGCAAAATAGCTg ATCTTTTTGTCGGTCAGTTGATGAGTACACTCACTTTTGAATCCTGTTCTCATCAGTCGATTACTTATGATACCTTTTGGGATTTGTCTCTTCCTATTCCACGTAGG AAGCaatctttcttctcttcgtatGATCGCTTGTCCACTTCAGTCGATTCTACCCTAACGGAttgttttgatttcttcaCGGAACCGGAAACAATGGACGGAGACAACAGTCCG TTTTGTAGTAAATGTAATAGGAAGCGTAGGTGTACAAAGCGTCTTACATTAAGCAAACTTCCTCCGATACTTGTTATAC ATCTAAAAAGATTTGGTGTGTCAACTAAAATATccgacgtcataaaatttcCCGTGGAACGTAATGTAAATTTGGAACCTTATCTTGATTCGAATTCACCCAGCAAAg GTGGTCAATGTCTCTACAAATTATATGCAGTTTCTAATCATATGGAAAGTACATTCAGTGGTCATTACACAGCCTCGTGCAAGCATAGCGTCACAGATGAATGGTATCTTTTTGATGACTCTAG TGTTAGGTTAGTGGACTCAAGTTCCGTAAGAGGATTGCAGTGCTATGTTCTTTTCTATGAGAAATGCAAGTCCTAA
- the LOC136185044 gene encoding tropomyosin alpha-1 chain-like has translation MAEAEPQKTQDVIAEIQGEDVDENVQKLLKATADSLQKAKEFDCNEALIDEALELIRCQSSLSEIVRAVQLCFDLLIEELSDSEREISRLGETLSTEEKRNEVQNGVITVLRSGDPTAKSKSYEAQLANVRANVTLSNVRATRAKREADDVRKELRKKRRDCREQAELVVKLEKTIDQLKEKAESQRKAIVNISETRDDVLDNLVRKRIGAVLTKVEKLEKDLAALNTKLEKQREEDLAAANTKFEKLEKDLAAANTKLEQIEKRLIPLEANYEVVKAAEIIRSLENKIVPFRANGFLLRHLTAPKGYNESVPVSKQEFDSAVSEWQGKSYSASWDASYGDIFSTLIYAHREVDLKNLDFSLLHSTIVRKIRKPVSEDDVKAAFEWIAMTLEQVK, from the coding sequence ATGGCAGAAGCTGAGCCTCAAAAAACGCAAGACGTCATCGCAGAGATACAAGgcgaggacgtcgacgagaacgttcaGAAACTGCTCAAGGCGACGGCTGATTCTCTCCAAAAGGCCAAGGAGTTCGATTGCAATGAGGCTTTGATAGACGAAGCTCTCGAGTTGATTCGTTGTCAATCGTCGCTCTCGGAGATAGTTAGAGCTGTTCAGCTGTGTTTCGATTTGCTTATCGAAGAGCTGTCTGATtcggaaagagaaatttcgaGGCTGGGAGAGACTCTGAGCacggaagagaagagaaacgaagtTCAGAACGGGGTTATCACTGTGCTTCGTTCCGGCGATCCGACGGCCAAATCGAAATCATATGAGGCTCAGCTCGCAAATGTGCGCGCAAATGTGACTCTATCGAATGTCAGGGCTACGAGAGCAAAGAGAGAAGCGGACGACGTGCGCAAGGAGCTACGGAAGAAGCGAAGGGACTGTAGAGAGCAAGCAGAATTGGTGGTGAAACTGGAGAAAACAATCGATCAGCTTAAGGAAAAGGCAGAGAGTCAAAGGAAAGCAATCGTTAACATCTCAGAAACgcgtgacgacgtcttggACAATTTAGTTAGAAAGAGAATAGGGGCAGTATTGACGAAAGTTGAAAAATTGGAGAAAGATCTAGCGGCGTTGAACACGAAATTGGAGAAACAGAGGGAGGAAGATctagcggcggcgaacacgaaatttgaaaaattggagaaagatctagcggcggcgaacacGAAATTAGAACAAATTGAGAAAAGGCTGATTCCCCTAGAGGCAAATTACGAAGTCGTGAAGGCTGCCGAAATCATCAGATCTCTTGAAAATAAAATCGTTCCGTTTCGCGCCAACGGATTTCTTCTAAGGCATCTTACAGCGCCGAAGGGGTACAACGAGAGCGTGCCGGTTAGCAAGCAAGAGTTTGACTCTGCCGTCTCCGAGTGGCAAGGAAAGTCATACAGCGCCAGCTGGGATGCATCATACGGCGACATTTTTTCTACCCTGATTTACGCTCACCGCGAAGTGGATCTCAAAAACTTggacttttctcttctccatTCGACGATTGTTCGAAAGATTAGAAAACCCGTTAGTGAAGATGACGTGAAGGCTGCCTTTGAATGGATTGCAATGACTCTAGAGCAAGTTAAATGA
- the LOC136199806 gene encoding ubiquitin carboxyl-terminal hydrolase 2-like isoform X1: MEKTAAVEGGNVGETESFPAGNFDSGRECGFSSLTRRKSRIETAVASNGLMGLGNLGNMGFMNSMLQCLSSTRLLADFFVSDEYETNLNRKSHMKGRLVRAFADLLKRMRNKKESSPLLPTEVGGQIRGFLPGYSKQDAHEFLRFLLDGLHEDLRIDSPKSASNFATRFTSESDLASEKYRACENSKIADLFVGQLMSTLTFESCSHQSITYDTFWDLSLPIPRRKQSFFSSYDRLSTSVDSTLTDCFDFFTEPETMDGDNSPFCSKCNRKRRCTKRLTLSKLPPILVIHLKRFGVSTKISDVIKFPVERNVNLEPYLDSNSPSKGGQCLYKLYAVSNHMESTFSGHYTASCKHSVTDEWYLFDDSSVRLVDSSSVRGLQCYVLFYEKCKS; the protein is encoded by the exons ATGGAAAAGACTGCCGCAGTTGAAGGAGGAAACGTGGGAGAGACAGAATCATTCCCCGCTGG aaactttgattccggAAGAGAGTGCGGCTTTTCTTCGTTGACACGGCGTAAATCTAGAATTGAAACTGCAGTTGCGAGTAATGGTCTTATGGGACTTGGTAACTTGGGAAACATG GGCTTTATGAATTCCATGCTTCAGTGTTTGAGTAGCACGCGACTTCTTGCTGACTTCTTTGTCTCGGATGAGTACGAGACAAATCTAAATAGAAAGAGTCACATGAAAGGGCGGTTAGTGAGAG CCTTTGCTGATCTTTTGAAACGCATGCGGAATAAGAAAGAGAGCAGTCCCTTGTTACCAACAGAAGTCGGAGGTCAAATTCGAGGATTTTTACCCGGATATAG TAAACAAGATGCTCATGAGTTTCTGCGATTTTTACTTGATGGTCTCCATGAAGATTTGAGAATTGATTCTCCAAAATCAGCAAGCAATTTTGCTAC AAGATTTACGAGTGAGTCTGATTTGGCTTCAGAAAAATATCGTGCATGTGAAAATAGCAAAATAGCTg ATCTTTTTGTCGGTCAGTTGATGAGTACACTCACTTTTGAATCCTGTTCTCATCAGTCGATTACTTATGATACCTTTTGGGATTTGTCTCTTCCTATTCCACGTAGG AAGCaatctttcttctcttcgtatGATCGCTTGTCCACTTCAGTCGATTCTACCCTAACGGAttgttttgatttcttcaCGGAACCGGAAACAATGGACGGAGACAACAGTCCG TTTTGTAGTAAATGTAATAGGAAGCGTAGGTGTACAAAGCGTCTTACATTAAGCAAACTTCCTCCGATACTTGTTATAC ATCTAAAAAGATTTGGTGTGTCAACTAAAATATccgacgtcataaaatttcCCGTGGAACGTAATGTAAATTTGGAACCTTATCTTGATTCGAATTCACCCAGCAAAg GTGGTCAATGTCTCTACAAATTATATGCAGTTTCTAATCATATGGAAAGTACATTCAGTGGTCATTACACAGCCTCGTGCAAGCATAGCGTCACAGATGAATGGTATCTTTTTGATGACTCTAG TGTTAGGTTAGTGGACTCAAGTTCCGTAAGAGGATTGCAGTGCTATGTTCTTTTCTATGAGAAATGCAAGTCCTAA